One genomic region from Homalodisca vitripennis isolate AUS2020 chromosome 6, UT_GWSS_2.1, whole genome shotgun sequence encodes:
- the LOC124364725 gene encoding pro-resilin-like, giving the protein MTKVSLVLACIVAAVVAEPPVPQGQYPPSSQYGTPSGQLGLSGQYGVPGRFGGNGRPGQQQQQGYPSGPSGNGFSPSGYAGNGEDGNGEPANYEFKYDVEAPEYNVNFGHEEARQGDVAQGKYYVLLPDGRTQLVEYVADQDGYRPKISYEGGEDQNGYGSGPNGQGGYSSGGPNGQGGYSSGGPNSQGGYANGGFGAQGGYANGGSNGQGGYSRGGPGGYSS; this is encoded by the exons ATGACTAAG GTATCTCTGGTGTTGGCTTGTATAGTGGCGGCAGTTGTGGCCGAACCCCCAGTACCCCAGGGACAGTACCCTCCCTCCAGCCAGTACGGCACCCCCTCAGGCCAGCTGGGACTCTCAGGCCAGTACGGCGTGCCCGGCAGATTCGGCGGGAACGGGAGACCAGGACAACAGCAACAGCAGGGCTACCCCTCAGGTCCCAGCGGCAACGGCTTCTCACCCTCAGGGTACGCTGGCAACGGCGAGGACGGCAATGGA GAGCCAGCCAACTACGAATTCAAGTACGACGTGGAGGCTCCAGAGTACAACGTGAACTTTGGTCATGAGGAGGCACGTCAGGGGGATGTGGCCCAGGGGAAGTACTACGTGCTGCTGCCCGACGGCCGCACCCAGCTGGTAGAGTACGTGGCTGACCAGGACGGCTACAGGCCCAAGATCAGCTACGAGGGTGGTGAGGACCAGAACGGATACGGAAGCGGACCCAACGGACAGGGAGGTTACAGCAGTGGAGGTCCCAACGGACAGGGAGGTTACAGCAGTGGAGGTCCCAACTCTCAGGGAGGATACGCCAATGGTGGTTTCGGTGCTCAAGGAGGTTACGCCAACGGAGGATCCAACGGACAGGGAGGTTACTCACGTGGAGGCCCTGGAGGCTACAGCAGCTAG